The DNA window GATCCGCCAGCTCTTCGCCCAGACATCCGACGCCCGTTCGCGCGGCTGCACCACCGGATACTTTTCCTTCAACTCCGGCGACGGCCGCTGCGACCGCTGCTCCGGCGCCGGCTTCGAGAAGGTCGAGATGCAGTTCCTTTCGGACATCCAGGTCACCTGCCCGGACTGCGGCGGCCGACGCTACAAGCCGTCGGCCCTCGACATCCACTACCGCGGCAAGTCGATCGCCGACATCCTCGACCTGACCGTCGATCAGGCCCTCGCCTTCTACGCCGACGATCCGTCATCGACCTCGTCGACCCGCAAGCGCCACAGCTCGATCCGTCGCGCGCTGCTTCCATTGAGTGAGGTCGGCCTCGGCTACGTGAAGCTCGGCCAGCCGTTGAACACCTTGTCCGGCGGTGAGTCGCAACGCCTGAAGCTCTGCCAGGTCGTCGCCGAGGACACCGGCAAGCGCCACAAGAAGCCGCGCTTCCTGATCCTCGACGAACCGACGACCGGTCTCCATTTCGGCGACATCGAACGCCTACTCGGTGTGTTCCAGAAGCTCGTCGGACAGGGCCACACGCTGCTGGTCATCGAACACAACCTCGACGTGATCAAGTCGGCCGACTGGATCCTCGAGCTCGGCCCGGGTGCCGGTGCCGACGGCGGCAAGCTAGTCGCCGAGGGCCCGCCGGAGAAGGTCGCCACGCTCAAGACCGAAACCGCCCGCTTCCTCAAGCCCGCCCTCAAAGGTCGGGCCCAAAAAGGTAGGGACGAGCGCCCCCGCTCGTCCGCAGCCCGAAGGACCAACTCGTCCTCCCACACCCTCTCCGACGCCTCCATCACCCTCCGCGGCGCACGCGAGCACAACCTCAAGAACATCGACGTCGACATCCCGCGCGACCAGTTCGTCGTGGTCTCCGGCCTGTCCGGCAGCGGCAAGTCGACCCTGGCCTTCGACATCCTGTTCGCAGAGGGACAGCGGCGATTCCTCGACTCGATGTCGGCCTACGCCCGCCAGTTCGCCGAACAACTCGAGAAGCCGGAACTCGACATCCTCAACGGCCTGCCGCCGACCGTGGCGATCGAGCAACGGGTTTCCCAAGGCGGCATGAAGTCGACCGTCGCCACCGTCACCGAGCTCTGGAACTTCATCCGGCTGCTCTACGCCAAGCTCGGCACGCGCTATTGCCCGGACTGTGACGTGCCGGTCGAGAAGCAATCGGTCGCGGCAATCGACAAAACCATCCACGGCCATCTGAAACGCGGCGGCGTCAGCATCCTCGCCCCCGTGATCCGCGGCCGGAAGGGCTACCACACGGAGGTCGCCGAGTGGGCACTGAAGCAGGGCTTCACGAAGCTGCTCGTCGACCGGCAGTTCCGCGAAGCCGAGGGCTTCGAAAGGCTGACCCGTTATCAAGAGCACGATATCGACGTCGTCGTGGCGGAGCCGTCGGGGCTTTCTGACAAAGCCGCCCTCAAAGACCTGTCCGCCTCGATCGAGCGGGCGCTGGAGATCGGCAAGGGCACGATCCGCATCCTCACCCCGGGCAAGGAGCTGGTTCTCCTTTCGACCGAAGCCAGTTGTCCGTCGTGCCACCAGTCCTTCGACGAACTCGACCCGCGGCTGTTTTCCTTCAACTCACCCTACGGCTGGTGCACCGAATGCCGTGGCCACGGCCAGGTGCCGAAACGACGCCGGGCCTTTGATCCATCGCGCCACGAATCGGTGCTCGCCGCCGAGCTCGATGCCGACCGCAAGGTCGCGCGGATGGACGACACCGAACTGGTCGAGTGTCCGTCCTGTCACGGCACACGCCTCAACCCCGAGTCCCGCGCCGTTCGCCTCGGAGGCGGAACGCCATCGTCGCGCAACAAGGCGGACTTGCGGATCTCCGACCTCTCGCGCTTCTCGGTCACCGACGCGGACACGCATTTCTCCAAGGTCAAGTTCACCGGACCTCGCGACCAGCTCATCGCACGGGACATTCTCCCCGAGATCACCCAGCGGCTCGCCTTCCTCGAACACGTCGGTCTCGGCTACCTCCAGCTCGACCGTTCCGCCACCACGCTGTCCGGCGGCGAAAGCCAGCGCATCCGGCTCGCCGCCCAACTCGGTTCCAACCTCCGCGGCGTCCTCTACGTGCTCGACGAGCCGACCATCGGCCTGCACCCGCGCGACAACGAACAGCTCCTCGACACGCTCATCGGCCTGCGCGACCGAGGCAACTCGCTGATTGTCGTCGAGCACGACGAGGACACCATCGCCCGTGCCGACCACCTCATCGACCTCGGCCCCGCCGCCGGCCGCCTCGGTGGCGAGATCGTCTACCAAGGCGACCCGCCAACTTCGGCAGGTAGGGACGGGCGCCCCCGCCCGTCCGCCGGTCGGCCGAAGACCTCCGACCCTACCCTCTCCCCGACTTATCAGGCCCTCGTTCACCCGATCGTCCATCCGACGCGGGGAAAACGACGCGCCATTTCCAAATCGCATGCCCGGCTCAAGCTCACCGGCTGCCATGCCAACAACCTGCGCGATGTCGACGTCGAGATCCCGCTGGGCCGCCTGACGGTGCTCACCGGCATTTCCGGCTCCGGCAAGTCGACCTTGATGCACCGCTGCCTCGCCGAGGCGGCGCGCGCCGGGAAAAAACCGAAGGGCGCGCCTTTCAAGTCGGCGGCCGGCTTCAAGGCGATCAAGTCGACTTACGAAGTCGACCAGTCTCCGATCGGCAAAACCTCGCGATCCTGCCCGGCGACCTACGTCAAGGTCTTCGACGACATCCGCAAGTTGTTTGCCCAGCTTCCCGACGCCCGCATGCGGGGCTACGATGCTTCCCGTTTTTCGTTCAATACCGGCGACGGACGCTGCGCGGTGTGCGAGGGCAACGGCCGGGTAAAGCTCGAGATGGACTTCCTTCCGACCACATGGATTCCCTGCGAGGCCTGCGACGAGCAGCGCTACAATCCGGCCACCCTCGAGGTCCGCTTCCGCGGCAAGAACATCGGTGAGATCCTCCATCTCACGATCGAGGAAGCCGCCGCCTTTTTCGAATCGCAGCCACGGATCGCGGCTCCCCTGCAGCTCCTCGCCGACACCGGCCTCGGCTATCTCCAGCTCGGGCAGCCGTCGCCGACCGTCAGCGGCGGTGAAGCCCAGCGCATCAAGCTGGTGTCCCAGCTCATCCGCGGCCGGGGCGCCAAGGCAAGACTCGCGACGCGCGAGCTGAAGGCCACCAATCTCTACCTCATCGAGGAACCGACCGTCGGACTGCACCTCGAGGACGTGAAGCGCCTGATCGACGTCCTGCACCGGCTCGTCGACGAGGGTCACACCGTCGTGGTGATCGAGCACCACATGGCGGTTGCCGCAGAGGCTGACTGGATTCTCGACCTCGGCCCCGAGGGCGGCGCGGCGGGGGGGCGGATCGTCGCGCAGGGACCTCCGGAGAAGATCGCCCGCTCGAAACAATCGCGCACCGCGCCATTCCTCCGGGTCGAGTTGGAGAACCGGGACTGAGTCCCGACCTCACGATCTGGCTGGGCGGCCGTCGGGCCGCCACCATCAGTCGAAATCGACGCTCGATGATCCCGAGCCGTCGTGCAGCACCTGGTCGATGACGATGCAGGCGGCGAGGATCGCCACATCATCCTCACCATCGACGATCTGCACGCCGTACACGTCGGACATGCTGAAAAACTCCTTGCTGACGTTGGCCACGACCCGACCACCGCGGGTGAATTCGTAGTCGTGGGTCCAGAAGCGGCCCTTGATCGTGTAGTCGTTGGGACCGGGCACATCGAGCGTGAACTCCTTGCTGAACCAGCGGAACTCCTTCACCACCTCCGCGAAGAGCTGTCCATTACGATGGATCTCGTAGCGAGGCATCATGGAGAACATCTTCTGCGAGATGAAGGCGAGTTCCTGGCCCGCCATGTCCTGAAAGGACAGCTTGTCACCCCATGAGAAGGCCTTGCCCTTCACTTGGAAAACCGGCCGTCCGACGTTGTCGCAAATCTTGAAGTCATCTCCCCACGACCAGAATTTCTCACGGATCTGATAAGTCATGACGGAGTGTGTCAGACCCCGCCTGCAGTCGGCAGTTACAATCCCCTTCCGTTCTTTGGAACGCGGCTGCCAAAAGAGAAAAGCCGCCTCCGGGCGGAGGCGGCTTGGATCGAACTACTTCTTCTTACCTTTGCCCTTGCCCGGGCCTCCACCCTTGGAACCTCCGCCACCCTTGGAGCTTCCTCCGCCTTTGCTGCTGGAACCGGTGTCCTTCGACCGGCCGGGCGACGACTTTTGCTTCGCGCGCTCGAGTTGCTTCGCGCGTTCCTGTTGCTGCTGCTTGGCACGCTCCATCTGCTTCGCCCGTTCCTGCTGTTGTTGCTTGGCACGCTCCATCTGCTTCGCCCGTTCCTGCTGTTGTTGCTTGGCACGCTCCATCTGCTTCGCCTTCTCCTTCTGGGCAGCCGCCGCTTTGGCGCGTTCGTTCGCCTGATCCCGCTTTGCCTTTTCGGCACGGTCCCCGGCTTCCTTCGCCGCCTTTGCCTTCTGGGCGGCCTCCGACGCCTTACGTTGCTGTTCCTTCAGCTTCTCCTGCATCTGCGCGCGGGCGCCCGATCCCTTATCATTCCCCGGAGGAGCCGGTTTATCGACACGCTCCGGAGCTTTCTCGCGACCCCGGGGCTGAGACGCTTGGGATTTCTCCTTGTCGGGCCCGCGACCGACCTCCGGCCGGCCGCCATCCGATTTACCGCGCGGACCTTTGGTCTTTTCGAGGCGTTCGACGATCGCATCGCGCATCGCTTTCCCCTTCGGCTCGGGACGCTCCGGCACCTTCACCGACTTGGCAAAAGCCTCGTCACCCCGACCACGGATGGGTGAGCGCTGGAACTTCTCCTTCAACTCCTTGGCCTCGCCTTTCGGAGAAGACGAGCGGACTTCGAGCTTCTCGCGAAGCTTCCGAAACTGCTCCGCCTGCTCGCGCTGCCGGCCGATCCTCTCGATGTCCGACTTGGCGACCTGCTGGAATTTGAAGCCACCGGAATCCCGCTTCGGATAGTCCCGAATCGAGCTGGCGAAAGCACGGTCGCCGAATCCTTCCGTGCGGATCGTGCGCATCGTCGACCACGTATGGGGCGGACGCGCCTGCACGTTCGAAGTGAGATAGTTGTATCGGTCGCGATGCTTCTTCTCCCAGTGCTTGTCGCCGCGATGGCTCCAGCGCTGGTAAGCGTAGATCGGATCGTAGTGGCCACGCGCGGAGTGCCAGGCGAAGGCCGGATTGTATCCCCTCGAGAGATAACGGGAGTCATAGTAGTCGCCGAAATAGTAGTGGCAGGTCCGCGGCCGGTAGAAGAGGTGGTCGACGAACGCGTTCACAGCGACCACCACGCTCGGTTGATAACGGTAGCGGGCGCCGTGATTGCGGTGAAAATGCACCGGAGCAAAGACCACGCCACGACGGGCGACCGAGTAGTCCCAGTAGCCGTCGACAAACACATAGCCGCGGGGTGTCCAGACGTATCGGGCGGGAACCCACGTCCAGCCATCGCGAAGGGGCGACCAGTAGCCCGAGCGCCACACGTAGCGGGTATCGGCCCAAATCCATGATCCGGGAATCCAGCTATGGTCGGAGCTCGGTGCCGCGACACTCGGGCCGGCCTCGACCGTCGCGGGAGGAGCCGTCGAAAAATAGCTCACCTCCTCGACGTCCGCATCGCCCCAGTATCCGGAAACCCACTGCCACTCGGAACTTCCGAGTTCGTCCCAGTAGCCAGGAACCCACTGACGTTCGGGCGGCAGGTTCCGCCAGACGCCACTGATCCAAAGGTAGTCGCTCTGGTCGTCTTCCCAGCCCCAATAGCCCGGGATCCACGTGACGTTGTCTCCCTCGGGCCGCATCTCCGGCGGCAGTTCTTCCAGAGGCTCAGGCGGCAGCTGGTTGACGATGATGCCTGGCTCGGGTTCAAAAGTGACGGACTCGGCGAAGGCCTCGTGGACAGGTCCGCGCGTCAGCACCTCGAAGTTGTCGACGTCCTGCGCTGGCAGCGGCACGGCCTCGGAGGTGGTTGAAGAGGCGACAAACACCGCCCCGCCAGCGAGTGCCGCGGAGAGGGCGATGATGGTGATGGTTCGGTTTTTCATGATCGTTGAAATTCGGTTCTGTGTTTCCGGTGCGACGGATCCCATCCGCCCGCATTCAAACGCAGACTGCTTGCCGCCTTGGGAACCGCGTTCTGACCAACTGGCAGCCAGCGCCTTATGAATCCCCCGACTTTTCCCAAGTTTCTCCGAGAACCGCACCCTGCACGGATCCACATGGCACCCTGCACGATCCCCGTTCCGCTCTGTGAAGTTGCCTCACTCTCCCCCGCCTGACAGCGTGCGCCCATGCAGGTCGAGAAAGTGAAATACGTGCTCTGGGCGGCCGACTGGCAGCGCTGCGTGAAGTTCTACAGCGAGCTGTTCGGTGGCGAAGCGACGATGGAATCGGAAGTCTGGAGCGAGGTCGTCATCCAAGGAGCCATCATCGGCATCCACGGCGGTGGCGAAGGCAAGCGCACCTGGACCGGCCTGTCATTCCAGCTCGACGACCTCCGCGAAGGCATCCGTCGGCTGAAGGAATGCGGTGGCGATCTGACCTGCGAGCCCACGGACACCCCGGAGGAACCGCTTCACCTCGCGATGTGCATCGACCCCGAGGGCAACGAGTTCATGATGACCCAGCGGCGGAGCTGAAAAGGACCGCGCGGCTCCGACCGCGCTACGGAAGGTAGGGACGACTGCCCCCAGTCGTCCGCGATCCGCCGGCAAGGCCGTTGCGACCCCGGACTCATCGGACAAGCGAGCGGCGCTTTCAGCAGGACCGTGCGGCTCCGACCGCGCCCCGGAAGGTAGGGACGACTGCCCCAGTCGTCCGCGATCTGCCCACAGGCCGTTGCGATCCTTCACGCACCGGACAAGCAAGGGCCGCTTCCAGCAGGACCGCGCGGCTCCGACCGCGCCCCCGAGAATCGGGCATCTGTTGAGCCGGGGTTCCGGGGCGCGGTCGGAGCCGCGCGGTCCTTTCCTCCACTCCCCTACCCGCAGTCCGGACCGGCAATCACGCGCGCGACGCCGCCGCGATGGTGTTCTTCATCAGCATCGCGATCGTCATCGGCCCGACTCCGCCGGGCACCGGGGTGATGGCCTTACACTTGGGTGCGACTTCTTCGTAGGCGACGTCACCGGTCAGGCGGTAGCCGCTCTTCCGCGAAGGATCCTCCACGCGGTTGATTCCGACATCGATCACCACCGCCCCGTCCTTGACCCAATCCGCCTTGACCATTTCCGGGCGGCCGACGGCTGCCACCAGGATGTCGGCCTCGCGGCAGATCGCGGGCAAATCACGGCTGCGCGAGTGGGCCACCGTCACGGTCGCGTCGGAACCCTTCGCCATCAGCAGGAGCGCCATCGGCTTGCCAACGATCATGCTGCGACCGATCACCACCGCGTTCGCGCCGCTGGTCTCGATGCCCGCCTCCTTGATCAGGCGCATGCAACCGGCCGGTGTGCACGGAACGAATCCGGTGGGATCTTCCAATGCGAGTTTGGCGACGTTTTCCGGATGGAAGCCGTCGACATCCTTCGCCGGGTCGAGCGCCCTCACGATTTCCTCCTCGTCGATCTGCTCCGGCGGCGGGCTCTGGACGAGGATACCGTGAATCGCCGGATCGGCATTCAGCTCCGCCACGACTTTCAGCAACTCTTCCTGGGTGGTCTCGGTCGGTAGCTCGATCTTCCTCGAATGGATGCCGAGGTCGCCACAGGTCCGGACCTTCGATCCGACGTAAACCATGGAAGCGGGATCCTCCCCCACCAGCACCACGGCCAGCCCGGGAGTCACTCCTTTTGCCTTCAATGAATCCACTTCCCGCCGGCACTCCTCAAGAACCGTTGCGGCCACTGCCTTTCCATCGATCACCTTGCTCATGTCGCTTCGTTGAAGTCCTCGACACCCGACCGGAGCCGGTCCTCGATCCGCGAGCGCCAAGTTTCAAATTCATCCTCTCCAAGCCGTCCCGGAACCGCAAGCGCCTCGTCGAAAATGACGCGCACCTTGCTGAACGGCACCGGCAGACGGAAGCGGTCCCAGCTGCCGAGCTGCCAGGCGCGGGTGAATTCGACGTGGATCGGGATCACCGGCGCGCCCGAAGCTTCCGCAAGTTTCACCAGCCCGGCCTGCAGGACATACCGCGGACCGCGCGGACCATCGGGCGTGACACAGCAGTCAGTCCCGTCCCGCAGCGTTTTGCGCAGCGCGACCAGAGCGGCCACCCCGCGCCGCGAGGATGATCCGCGGACCGATCCGAGGCCGAAAACACCCACCGCGCGTGCCAGTGTGGCGCCGTCGTGGCTGGCGCTTGTCAGGACCACCGCCTTGCGCCACTTGCCGCAGAGTTTCCGCCACGCCGCCGGCACCACGAAGATCCGGTTGTGCCACAGCCCGTAGATCACCGGCCCCTTGAGCTTGTCGCGCTCGCCGAGACCGCAGCGGTCCACCAGTTCGAAGCGCAGCGTCATGCACCACAGGCGCATCAGCCAACCGGCCAGGGACCCCAGCAGCGACGACTTCCGACTCTCGCGAATCTCGCTGCCCATCACAGGAATCCCCCCGCGTGGAGGGTCTCTGCCAAGTACTGCTGACGGGCCAGAAGCTCTCCGTAGAATTCGTGAAGTGCGGCATCGGGCAGACGCCGCGACGCCTCGTCGGCCGTCACCACATAACCCGCGATCTCATCGAAGCCGAGCTCCTCGCCCTGATCGTGGAAATACACCACCGCCGCCTGCATGGCCGCGCCGAGCAGCGCCCCGCCGCCACCGGAAACGGCAACGACCGGCACTCCGAAAACGTCCGCCAGAAGCTGGGCCGACGTCGGCCCGACATCGCGGGTCAGGCGCACCTCGGTCGGTTCGAATCCGATGTCGCGCAGCCGGCTCATGGCGAATCCGAATCCGAGCGCCACCCCTTCGGCCGCCGCCCTGGCGAGATTACCCGGCGTGAAATTGTCGAGCGTCATGCCGTGCAGCACACCGCAGCCGTCGGGCATCCGCGGCACCGACTCGCCTCTCAAATACGGGAGAAACAGTAGACCGTCCGCACCCGCCGGCGCGGCGGTGATCGCGTGGTCGAACTCTGCGCCCGTCCAGCCATACTGACGCCGGATCAGCTCCGGAGCGGCGATCACATTCTCGAGATCCATGCGGGTGATGCCGTTGCCCGCGAGGTCGCAGCCGACCTTGCCCTCGCCGTGGAAGTCGACCCGCGCCTCCGCAGCCAGACCGACCAGCGCGCCTTCGGCCGACACATCCGCGAGCAGATCCTCCGGCAGCGCCGCGCCCGAGGCGAACAATCCCGCCGCGCGGCCGTCGCTTCCCGCAGCCACCAGCACTCCCTTCGGCAGCCCCCACGCGTCCCCCAGCGACTCCCGCAGCGCACCGCGCGCCTGCCGGGCTTCGAGCACCTCGGGCAGCAACCCGCCGAGGCCTTCGCCAATGAATGCTGTCAGCGGTTCGCACCACGTCCGGTTCGGCACTTCGAAGAGTCCGCTGGCCGCCGCGGTCGATGCCGAAGTCGCGTTGGTCCCTGTCAGCCAGTAGCCGATGAAATCCTGCGCCGAGAGCAGCCGGGCGGCCCGCTGGAAGTGCTTCGGCTCGTGCTCCTTCAGCCAAAGTGCCTGGGCTGCCAGCGAACCTGCCGAGAGCGCGTTGCCGGTCATCTCGATGAGCCCCGGGGCCCCGCCGAAAGCCCGGCCGATCTCCTCGACCTGGCGACGCGCCGAGCGGTCGTTCCCCCGTTTGGCCGGCCGGACGATGCGGTCGTCGCCATCAAGCACCACCATCCCGCCGGCGGGCGCGGTCACGCCGATCCCGGCGACCGAAGCCTTGGCATCGCCCAGCTGCGCCAGCACCTCGCGAACGGCGTGATCGACAGCCCCGATCCACCTCGCCGGGTCCTGCTCGGCATAGCCTTCCGGCAGACCCTCGATCCACTCGAGCGGGGCCGAGGCGGTCGCGGTGACGCGGGCGGCCTCGAGCTCGAGGGCCGCCACACGGGTCAATCCGTGGCCGATTTCGATTCCCAGAAAGTGCATGGATGGAAGGGTGGAAAGCGCCGGGCTTTTCGTGGTCCTCACCCTCAGCATCGGCCGGACCCTTGGCAAGCCCGGGCTTGATCCGCCACGGGGCCGGTCCATCCTTCCCGCATGAGCGACTTCGAAGACAAGGTGCGCGACGCGCTTTCCAACCCTCAGAACCAGGGTGAAATGAGCGACGCCGACTCGGTCGGCACCGTCGGCTCGCCCGACTGCGGCGATATGCTGCGGATGTGGCTGAAGTTCACCGAGAAGGACGGCAAGAAGGTGATCGACCGGGCGTCCTTCCAAAGCTTCGGCTGCCAGACGGCGATCGCGGTCGCCTCGATGGCCACCGAATTGCTCAAGGGCAAGACCGCCGAGGAGGCGGCCAAACTGTCCGCCGACGAACTGACCGGCGAACTCGGCCCCTTGCCGCCGATGAAGATCCACTGCGGCCAGCTCGTCGAGGGCGCCCTGCGCAACGCGCTCGGCGGTCCGTCCGACGAAGCCTCGGCCGAGCCGGCGAAGACGCTCTCGGCCGAGCTTCAGAAGCCGAAGGGCAACATCCGCATCGTGCCGCTGGATTAGATTGGCAAGGAGCGGCGTCCTCCGGGCGCCGTGGCGGTCCGGAATCGGCGCCCGAAGGACGCCGCTCCTTGATCACTCCCGGCCTTGCATGTTCCGGGTGCAGGCGGGAAGCTCCACTGCAGATGGAATCCCACGAATGGCGCGAACGCACGGAGGAGGGACTGCGCTTCTGGCGGGCCAACCGGCATGCCGGCCGCTGGACGTTCCAGACGACCCTCAAGACCGATCCCGACTGGGAGCCGATCGACCCGGTGCCCCGCGAACTCTGGCAGGCGCTGCGCGAGAAACTGTGGAACAAGTACCAGCGCGGCCGCTGCCCGTGGGAACACATCGCCTACATCGACAAGTTGCTCGAAGACGACGACTCCTGACCCTTTCCCGCCGATGACCAAGAACCAAAGCGAATTCCTTTTCCGCCTGCTTGAAACCCCGAGTCCCACCGGCAGCGAGATGCTGGGCCAGCGGGTCTGGGCCGACTATCTGAAGCCAACCGCCGACGAGGTCGCATGCGATGCCTATGGCTCGACCTGGGCGACCCTCAAGGGCAAGTCGAAGCACCGCGTGATGCTCGCCGCCCACGCCGACGAAATCGGCTGGATGATCAAGGCGGTTCAGGACGACGGATTCCTCCGCATCGACCGGGTTGGCGGTTCCGACCACGCCACCGCCCGCGGGCGCCGGCTGCGGATCCTCGGCGACAAGGGTGAAGTCCTCGGGATCATCGGCAATACCGCCATCCACCTGCGCAAGGATTCGCTCGGCGACGAAAAGGCGCCGAAGGTCCACGAGCTGTGGGTCGATGTCGGTGCCTCGTCCGCCAAGGAAGTCGCGGAGCTCGGCTTGCGGGTCGGTCACTTCGCGGTCTATGCCGACACCCCGACCGAACTCGCCCACAAACGCATCGTCTCCCGCGCGCTCGATAACCGCATCGGCTCGTTCATCATCGCCCAGGTGCTCCGACGCCTGGCCAAGTCGGAAAAGAAGTCCGACGCCTCGCTGGTCTGCCTGAATGCGATCCAGGAGGAGATCGGCGGTCACGGCGCGGTCATGGCGACCTACCGGCTGAAGCCCGACGCCTGCATCTGCCTCGATGTCACCCATGCCACCGACACGCCCGGCCTCGATACGAACCAGCACGGCAAGGTGACGCTGGGTGGCGGACCGACCGTCACCCACGGCACCGCCAACCATCCACTGATCGTCGAGCGCCTGATTTCGATCGCCGAGAAGGAAGGCATCCCGCTCCAGCACGAGGCGTCCAGCCGCTTCACCGGGACGGACACCGACAAGATCTTCCAGCAGCGCGGCGGCGTGCCGAGTGCCCTCGTCTCCCTCCCGCTCCGCTGCATGCACTCGGTCGTCGAGACCGCTCACCTCGACGACATCGAGAATACCATCAAACTTCTCGCCGCCTTCGTCGTTTCGGTGAAGGAGGACGAACCGTTCCATCAATCGCTGTG is part of the Haloferula helveola genome and encodes:
- a CDS encoding M42 family metallopeptidase; amino-acid sequence: MTKNQSEFLFRLLETPSPTGSEMLGQRVWADYLKPTADEVACDAYGSTWATLKGKSKHRVMLAAHADEIGWMIKAVQDDGFLRIDRVGGSDHATARGRRLRILGDKGEVLGIIGNTAIHLRKDSLGDEKAPKVHELWVDVGASSAKEVAELGLRVGHFAVYADTPTELAHKRIVSRALDNRIGSFIIAQVLRRLAKSEKKSDASLVCLNAIQEEIGGHGAVMATYRLKPDACICLDVTHATDTPGLDTNQHGKVTLGGGPTVTHGTANHPLIVERLISIAEKEGIPLQHEASSRFTGTDTDKIFQQRGGVPSALVSLPLRCMHSVVETAHLDDIENTIKLLAAFVVSVKEDEPFHQSL